A section of the Lujinxingia sediminis genome encodes:
- a CDS encoding ATP-grasp domain-containing protein, with protein sequence MIDNRRGAGLRSWDVQVVTCAQLPEPDEDMAPLMEALKQAGLRARRVVWDDASVDWGESSLTVIRSTWDYHRRRDAFVAWAQAAGERSELLNPAEVVAWNTHKRYLLTLALRGVAAVPTAMIERGSCLKVGELCEDQGWEKIVVKPAVSAGSYQTHVMEAGAIDEDVVAALVAAEDVLVQPYVASVDDYGERSLIFIDGELTHSVRKAPRFAGEDESVSGPHPVDAAERELGERALKAVGGEGLLYARVDLVRGVDGAPMVAELELVEPSLFFNLCPAALERYVAGVKRRLG encoded by the coding sequence GTGATCGACAATCGACGAGGGGCGGGGCTTCGGAGCTGGGATGTTCAGGTGGTGACCTGCGCTCAGCTTCCGGAGCCCGATGAGGATATGGCGCCTTTGATGGAGGCGCTTAAGCAGGCGGGTCTTCGGGCCCGTCGGGTGGTCTGGGACGACGCGAGCGTGGACTGGGGGGAGAGCAGCCTGACGGTGATTCGCTCCACCTGGGATTACCACCGCCGCCGCGACGCCTTTGTGGCGTGGGCGCAGGCTGCTGGCGAGCGCAGCGAGCTGCTCAATCCGGCGGAGGTCGTGGCCTGGAACACCCATAAGCGCTACCTGCTCACCCTGGCGCTGCGGGGGGTGGCCGCGGTGCCCACGGCGATGATCGAGCGGGGCTCGTGCCTGAAAGTCGGCGAGCTCTGTGAGGACCAGGGGTGGGAGAAGATCGTGGTCAAGCCGGCGGTTTCGGCGGGCTCCTATCAGACCCATGTGATGGAGGCCGGGGCGATCGACGAGGATGTGGTCGCGGCGCTGGTGGCCGCCGAAGACGTGCTGGTGCAGCCCTATGTGGCCAGCGTGGACGACTACGGGGAGCGCTCGCTTATCTTTATCGATGGGGAGCTCACGCATAGCGTGCGAAAGGCACCGCGTTTTGCCGGGGAGGACGAATCGGTGAGCGGGCCGCATCCGGTCGATGCGGCGGAGCGCGAGCTCGGTGAGCGGGCGCTGAAGGCGGTGGGGGGTGAAGGTCTGCTCTACGCCCGGGTGGATCTGGTGCGGGGCGTGGACGGAGCGCCGATGGTCGCGGAGCTGGAGCTTGTGGAGCCCTCGCTCTTTTTTAACCTCTGCCCGGCGGCGTTGGAGCGGTATGTGGCGGGGGTGAAGAGGCGGTTGGGGTGA
- a CDS encoding hybrid sensor histidine kinase/response regulator translates to MLQNAVDYFIPEDYGQGRDIERKRAELAIQTVFFLVIWGPIAATFIWVTQHSVSITLAVIAATICVGSAPFALKRTGSMPLAGNLILIPFYILFLGMALAANGMDSESLSWMGLVPMFALLFLGTRPALGWLALTLTTWVAIFIADINGVAFAQIIGANSPESTRLIEMVGMTSVMFSMFVLKDRLQEWLIDRVKTREAETRAVVETAPDPILTINADGRIESGNPASARIFGLSEDALIQTPIEALVPALTAGRLRESALKGTLRSATELEGMRHGELFPIEVALGTLYDSTNVRFVLILRDVTERHAARQALELARDEALEANRAKSAFLANMSHELRTPLNAVIGYAEIVLEEIDVIVEAQNEATPIVEPFRPDLQRIRSAGKHLLALINDILDLSKIEAGKMTTHIELFDISELLDDIAATVAPLARQNFNTLTMTLDPELRYMRSDPTKVRQIAFNLLSNACKFTRQGQVKVDARRDTEADQIVLSVTDTGIGMTPEELKQIFEAFTQADTSTTREFGGTGLGLTITRHFASLLGGTIEVESKKDQGTTFTVRLSADLRANELPREEAEEGEHDRSRPQSTPDQTANALIEAGVDRSSENVVLVIDDDPTVRDLLRRMLEREGFSVVSAASGTEGLHLAAELHPAAITLDVMMPQLDGWSTLARLKSDPKLEHIPVIMVTMVSETSRGYALGADHYLMKPIDRDALLSILDRYRHEDESPSSSEKGRVLVVEDDEPTRSLICRVIEKEGWQVDQATNGLEGLQALASNAPPALILLDLMMPKMDGFEFLRRVRHDAAHRQIPVVVITAKELTDDDREELSRGAREVLPKSGDDGERLLEQIRELVRKVHEHT, encoded by the coding sequence ATGCTTCAAAACGCCGTCGATTATTTTATCCCCGAGGACTATGGCCAGGGACGCGACATTGAGCGAAAACGCGCCGAACTGGCCATTCAAACCGTCTTCTTTCTGGTGATCTGGGGCCCCATCGCCGCGACCTTTATCTGGGTAACCCAGCACTCGGTGTCGATCACGCTGGCGGTGATCGCGGCGACGATTTGCGTGGGCTCGGCCCCCTTTGCGCTCAAGCGCACCGGGAGCATGCCGCTGGCGGGAAATCTCATCCTGATTCCCTTTTACATCCTCTTTCTGGGCATGGCGCTGGCGGCCAACGGCATGGACTCCGAATCGCTCAGCTGGATGGGGCTGGTGCCCATGTTTGCGCTGCTCTTCCTGGGCACTCGCCCCGCCCTGGGGTGGCTGGCGCTGACGTTAACAACCTGGGTGGCCATTTTTATCGCCGACATCAACGGCGTGGCCTTCGCGCAGATCATCGGCGCAAACAGCCCCGAATCGACCCGACTCATCGAGATGGTGGGCATGACCAGCGTGATGTTCTCGATGTTCGTCTTAAAAGACCGCCTCCAGGAGTGGCTTATCGACCGGGTCAAAACCCGTGAGGCCGAAACCCGGGCGGTGGTGGAGACGGCCCCCGACCCCATCCTGACAATCAACGCCGATGGACGTATCGAGAGCGGAAACCCGGCCAGCGCCCGGATCTTTGGCCTCTCCGAAGACGCGCTCATTCAGACTCCGATCGAGGCGTTGGTCCCGGCGCTGACCGCGGGCAGGCTTCGCGAATCGGCGCTCAAGGGCACGTTGCGCTCGGCCACCGAGCTCGAAGGCATGCGCCACGGGGAGCTCTTTCCGATCGAGGTGGCGCTGGGCACGCTCTACGACTCGACGAATGTGCGCTTTGTTTTGATCTTGCGCGACGTCACCGAACGCCACGCTGCCCGCCAGGCCCTGGAGCTGGCCCGTGATGAGGCCCTGGAGGCCAACCGTGCCAAGAGCGCCTTCCTGGCCAATATGAGCCATGAGCTGCGCACCCCGCTCAACGCCGTCATTGGCTACGCCGAGATCGTGCTTGAGGAGATCGACGTCATCGTCGAAGCGCAAAACGAGGCAACCCCTATCGTCGAGCCCTTTCGACCCGACCTCCAGCGGATCCGCTCGGCGGGCAAGCATCTGCTCGCGCTGATCAATGACATCCTCGATCTCTCCAAGATCGAGGCCGGCAAGATGACCACCCACATCGAGCTCTTCGACATCAGCGAGCTCCTCGATGATATCGCCGCCACCGTGGCTCCGCTGGCCCGTCAGAACTTCAACACCCTGACGATGACCCTCGATCCCGAGCTGCGCTACATGCGCTCCGACCCCACGAAGGTGCGTCAGATCGCGTTTAACCTGCTCTCCAACGCCTGCAAATTCACCCGCCAGGGCCAGGTCAAAGTCGACGCCCGCCGCGACACCGAGGCCGACCAGATCGTCCTCAGTGTCACCGACACCGGCATCGGCATGACCCCCGAGGAGCTCAAGCAGATCTTTGAGGCATTTACCCAGGCCGACACCTCCACCACCCGCGAGTTCGGCGGCACGGGCCTGGGGCTGACGATCACCCGCCACTTCGCAAGCCTGCTCGGCGGCACCATCGAGGTGGAGAGCAAAAAAGATCAGGGAACAACCTTCACCGTGCGCCTCTCCGCCGATCTTCGCGCCAACGAGCTCCCTCGCGAGGAGGCCGAAGAGGGTGAGCACGATCGCTCCCGCCCCCAATCCACCCCCGACCAGACCGCCAACGCGCTGATCGAGGCCGGCGTGGACCGAAGCTCGGAGAACGTCGTGCTGGTGATCGACGACGATCCCACCGTACGCGATCTCCTGCGTCGGATGCTGGAGCGCGAAGGGTTCTCGGTGGTCAGCGCCGCCAGCGGCACCGAGGGCCTGCACCTGGCCGCCGAGCTTCACCCGGCCGCCATCACCCTCGATGTGATGATGCCCCAGCTCGACGGCTGGTCCACCCTCGCGCGCCTCAAATCCGACCCGAAGCTCGAGCACATCCCGGTGATCATGGTCACCATGGTCTCGGAAACCTCCCGCGGCTACGCGCTGGGCGCGGACCACTACCTGATGAAACCCATCGACCGCGACGCCCTCCTGAGCATCCTCGATCGTTACCGTCACGAAGACGAAAGCCCATCGAGCTCTGAGAAAGGCCGCGTGCTCGTGGTCGAAGACGACGAGCCCACCCGCTCGTTGATCTGCCGCGTCATCGAAAAAGAAGGCTGGCAGGTCGACCAGGCCACCAACGGCCTGGAGGGTCTCCAGGCACTCGCCAGCAACGCGCCCCCGGCGCTGATTCTCCTGGACCTGATGATGCCGAAGATGGACGGCTTCGAGTTCCTGCGCCGGGTGCGTCACGACGCCGCCCACCGTCAGATCCCGGTCGTGGTCATCACTGCCAAGGAGCTCACCGACGACGATCGCGAGGAGCTCTCCCGCGGCGCCCGCGAGGTGCTCCCGAAGAGCGGCGATGACGGCGAACGCCTGCTCGAGCAGATCCGTGAGCTGGTGCGAAAGGTCCACGAGCACACCTGA
- a CDS encoding hybrid sensor histidine kinase/response regulator: protein MKSFIHYFIPDHLLEHDVKRRRAEAAISMILVMGGWGVISALVTYYLTKSLFSLAVILLGTSVTFSAAPLLRRSGNMVLTGYVVLVPAAALIVGMSTITGGVQATALTWLIIIPLLSLVLQGRRHAVLWMVLAVAIWVGFGLYEALGPGFKAFEDEMLLGNRLLELVGVGSLVFGIFVFNNRLQGWLYQALGQEQARTRAVVDTAPDAIMTLDAHGHILDANAAAARVFDRGEEALVGESIRALIPSLEHEVLEGRLQASDRTNHEHTALRRGQEFPLELALGSFEEEGALHHVLVMRDITDRQASRTALQAARDEALEASRAKSAFLANMSHELRTPLNAVIGYSEMILEEIELAGDKNPEVRPIVEPFVPDLNHIRGAGKHLLAVINDILDLSKIEAGKMTTHIELFDLAALLRDVSATVLPLAQKNGNQVTLDMDEDAIRFVRTDPTKVRQIAFNLLSNACKFTHSGTVTVEVRPDEKNTHIVMAVRDTGLGMTPAQLAGIFEAFTQADTSTTREFGGTGLGLTITRHFASLLGGTIEVESAPGEGTTFTVRLAMDLGSDDDAAAPYATLVDTSPNAHASFIGSGHTLSNLPAIGESGLVLVVDDDPTVRDLFRRILEREGYEVVCAASGTEALLLAEQLRPDAITLDVMMPQMDGWTALSRLKAHPDLGAIPVIMITMVSEAARGYALGADHYLMKPVERDALLSILHTYRDADLPEEQPILIVEDDEPTRALMRRVLHNEGWQVIEATNGLEGLESLDAHTPRLILLDLMMPKMDGFEFLHTLRQDQARRHIPVVVVTAKELTDEDRARLRQGVNAIIEKGGNDRDRLLDELRTMVRRHTPRPLVDTLL, encoded by the coding sequence ATGAAATCATTCATTCATTATTTCATCCCCGATCACCTCCTCGAACACGACGTGAAGCGCCGCCGCGCCGAGGCGGCGATCTCCATGATTCTGGTGATGGGGGGCTGGGGGGTGATCAGCGCTCTGGTGACCTACTACCTGACAAAGAGTCTGTTTTCGCTGGCGGTGATCCTTCTGGGGACATCGGTGACCTTCTCGGCGGCGCCCTTGCTCCGGCGCAGCGGCAATATGGTGCTGACGGGCTACGTGGTGCTGGTGCCCGCGGCGGCCTTGATTGTGGGGATGTCGACGATCACCGGCGGGGTGCAGGCCACCGCGCTGACCTGGCTGATTATCATTCCCCTGCTCTCGCTGGTGCTTCAGGGAAGGAGGCATGCCGTGCTCTGGATGGTGCTGGCGGTGGCCATCTGGGTGGGTTTTGGGCTCTACGAGGCGCTGGGGCCGGGCTTTAAGGCCTTTGAGGATGAGATGCTTCTGGGAAACCGCCTCCTGGAGCTGGTGGGGGTGGGCTCGCTGGTCTTTGGCATCTTTGTCTTCAACAACCGGCTTCAGGGCTGGCTCTATCAGGCGCTGGGGCAGGAGCAGGCACGCACCCGGGCGGTGGTCGACACCGCGCCCGACGCCATCATGACGCTGGACGCCCACGGGCACATCCTGGATGCGAACGCCGCGGCCGCCCGCGTCTTCGACCGCGGTGAGGAGGCGTTGGTCGGCGAATCGATCCGTGCGTTGATTCCCTCGCTGGAGCACGAAGTGTTGGAGGGGCGTCTGCAGGCCAGCGACCGGACCAACCACGAGCACACCGCCCTTCGCCGGGGCCAGGAGTTTCCCCTGGAGCTCGCGCTGGGAAGTTTTGAAGAGGAGGGCGCCCTGCACCACGTGCTGGTGATGCGCGACATCACCGATCGTCAGGCCTCCCGGACGGCCCTTCAGGCCGCCCGCGACGAGGCCCTGGAGGCCAGCCGCGCCAAGAGCGCCTTTCTTGCCAATATGAGTCACGAGCTGCGCACCCCGCTCAACGCCGTGATCGGCTACTCCGAGATGATCCTCGAAGAGATCGAGCTTGCCGGCGACAAGAACCCCGAGGTGCGCCCGATCGTCGAGCCCTTTGTGCCCGATCTCAACCACATCCGCGGCGCGGGCAAACACCTGCTCGCGGTCATCAACGACATCCTCGATCTCTCCAAGATTGAGGCCGGCAAGATGACCACCCACATCGAGCTCTTCGATCTGGCCGCGCTCCTGCGGGACGTCAGCGCCACGGTGCTTCCCCTGGCCCAGAAGAACGGCAACCAGGTCACCCTGGATATGGACGAGGACGCCATCCGCTTTGTGCGCACCGACCCCACCAAGGTGCGCCAGATCGCGTTCAACCTCTTATCCAACGCCTGCAAATTCACCCACTCCGGCACGGTCACCGTCGAGGTGCGCCCCGACGAGAAGAACACGCACATCGTCATGGCCGTGCGCGACACCGGGCTGGGCATGACGCCCGCGCAGCTCGCCGGCATCTTTGAGGCCTTTACCCAGGCCGACACCTCCACCACCCGCGAGTTCGGCGGCACGGGGCTGGGCCTGACCATCACCCGCCACTTCGCGAGTCTTCTGGGCGGCACCATCGAGGTGGAGAGCGCCCCGGGCGAAGGCACGACCTTCACCGTACGCCTGGCCATGGATCTGGGAAGTGACGACGACGCGGCGGCCCCCTACGCCACGCTCGTCGACACCTCCCCGAACGCCCACGCGAGCTTCATCGGCAGCGGCCACACCCTCTCCAACCTCCCGGCCATCGGGGAGTCGGGCCTGGTGCTGGTGGTCGACGACGATCCGACGGTGCGGGATTTGTTCCGGCGCATCCTGGAGCGCGAGGGCTACGAGGTCGTCTGCGCCGCCAGCGGCACCGAGGCCCTCCTTCTGGCCGAGCAGCTTCGCCCCGACGCCATCACCCTCGATGTGATGATGCCCCAGATGGACGGCTGGACCGCCCTCTCCCGGCTCAAAGCTCACCCCGACCTTGGCGCGATCCCGGTCATCATGATCACGATGGTCTCCGAGGCCGCCCGCGGCTACGCGCTGGGCGCCGACCACTACCTGATGAAACCCGTAGAGCGCGACGCCCTGCTCTCCATTCTGCACACCTACCGCGACGCAGATCTTCCCGAGGAGCAACCCATCCTTATTGTGGAAGACGACGAGCCCACCCGCGCCCTGATGCGCCGCGTGCTTCACAACGAAGGCTGGCAGGTCATCGAGGCTACAAACGGCCTCGAAGGCCTCGAAAGCCTGGACGCTCATACCCCCCGGCTCATCCTCCTCGACCTGATGATGCCCAAAATGGATGGCTTTGAATTTCTCCATACACTTCGTCAGGATCAGGCCCGTCGTCATATCCCCGTCGTGGTGGTCACTGCCAAGGAGCTCACCGACGAGGATCGCGCTCGACTTCGCCAGGGCGTCAACGCCATCATCGAGAAGGGCGGAAACGACCGCGATCGCCTCCTCGATGAGCTCCGCACGATGGTCCGACGCCACACGCCACGCCCGCTCGTCGACACGCTCCTCTGA
- a CDS encoding NeuD/PglB/VioB family sugar acetyltransferase, with protein sequence MEDIIIIGAGGFGREVWWLIEEINAYSPRWAVRGFVDDSPSLKGKHVCGVPVLGTLDVLMDKPGHAVALGVGIPGVKKTILEKLKPAGLSWPTLVSPDARMSKFVSLGAGTLITSGCILTTQVEVGAHVLLNLACTVGHDTRIMTGATLSPGVSLSGYSTVGPWSDIGTRAVTIPGITIGRAATVGAGAVVIRDVPAGATAVGNPARVIRQPEPVE encoded by the coding sequence ATGGAAGACATCATCATCATCGGAGCGGGAGGGTTTGGTCGAGAAGTGTGGTGGTTGATCGAAGAGATTAACGCGTATTCTCCCCGATGGGCCGTGCGGGGCTTTGTCGATGATAGCCCGTCCCTGAAAGGAAAACATGTATGCGGGGTTCCGGTGTTGGGGACACTGGATGTTTTGATGGATAAACCAGGGCACGCCGTTGCGCTGGGGGTGGGAATCCCCGGGGTGAAAAAAACGATCCTTGAGAAGCTCAAACCCGCAGGGTTGAGCTGGCCCACGCTGGTGTCTCCGGACGCCCGAATGTCAAAATTTGTGTCGCTTGGCGCCGGCACATTGATTACGTCGGGTTGCATTTTAACGACACAGGTCGAAGTCGGCGCTCATGTCTTGCTGAATCTCGCGTGTACGGTGGGCCATGACACTCGCATCATGACAGGGGCCACGTTGTCGCCGGGGGTGAGCCTGTCGGGATACAGCACCGTCGGTCCCTGGAGTGACATCGGTACCCGGGCGGTGACCATTCCTGGCATCACCATCGGGAGGGCAGCGACGGTAGGAGCCGGGGCCGTGGTGATTCGAGATGTGCCTGCGGGGGCGACCGCGGTGGGGAATCCGGCTCGGGTGATTCGGCAGCCGGAGCCGGTGGAGTGA
- the asnB gene encoding asparagine synthase (glutamine-hydrolyzing), with the protein MCGITGFWTFRSLLHPREVLDAMTDRLEHRGPDSRGIAFDEARGIGLGHRRLSILDLSAEGHQPMRSPSGRYDLVYNGEIYNHGELREGLQSSHPELRFRGGSDTEVLLAAIDILGMEETLQAIAGMFAFALWDRQQRCLHLVRDRLGIKPLYYGVQAGALLFGSELKALRAFPGFSPAIDRQALGDLLRFNSIAAPRSIFEGIFKLMPGQWLTFEAPDQPPRSRYFWDARAVAARGLANPFEGSEHEAVDALEALLLKVIGDRMVADVPLGAFLSGGIDSSTIVALMQAQSERPIKTFSIGYHEGAYNEAAHAAEVARHLGTEHTERYLTPDDAFAVLPDLPTLFDEPFADSSQIPTYLVSKLARESVIVSLSGDGGDELFAGYNRHLWGPRVAAMHRLPYPLRRALSRALQAPDPAQIDAAYAAIEAFLPPALKMRLPGEKMQKVATLLGLRDADALYLHLRSNIADPATYIHGIEDHHPPEIPAPSGASAAEAMMFRDQCSYMPDDVLTKVDRASMAVGLEARVPLLDHRLVEFAWSLPLGLKLQKSTTKWVLRQVLYRHVPQSLIDRPKMGFGVPIDSWLRGPLREWAGDLLSPDALRARGYLNPEPVQKLWAEHLSGESNHSHKLWNLLSFQAWLHHDVKTPETARVREAMLA; encoded by the coding sequence ATGTGCGGTATCACCGGTTTCTGGACCTTTCGATCTCTTCTTCATCCTCGTGAGGTGCTCGACGCGATGACCGATCGCCTGGAGCATCGCGGCCCCGACAGCCGGGGCATCGCCTTCGATGAGGCCCGGGGCATCGGGCTGGGCCACCGCCGCCTCTCCATCCTCGACCTCTCCGCGGAGGGGCACCAGCCGATGCGCTCACCATCGGGGCGCTACGACCTGGTCTATAACGGGGAGATCTATAACCACGGTGAGCTGCGCGAAGGGCTTCAAAGCAGTCATCCCGAGCTTCGCTTTCGGGGCGGCTCCGATACCGAGGTGCTGCTTGCGGCGATCGACATCCTCGGCATGGAGGAGACGCTGCAGGCGATCGCGGGCATGTTTGCCTTTGCGCTCTGGGATCGTCAGCAGCGTTGCCTGCATCTGGTGCGCGATCGCCTGGGCATCAAGCCCCTCTACTACGGGGTGCAGGCCGGCGCGCTGCTCTTTGGCTCAGAGCTCAAGGCGCTGCGGGCTTTTCCGGGCTTTTCGCCCGCCATCGACCGACAGGCGCTGGGGGATCTTCTGCGCTTTAACTCCATCGCCGCGCCCCGCTCGATCTTCGAGGGTATTTTTAAGCTGATGCCCGGCCAGTGGCTCACCTTTGAGGCGCCAGACCAACCTCCCCGCTCGCGCTACTTCTGGGATGCCCGGGCGGTGGCCGCCCGCGGACTGGCCAACCCCTTTGAGGGCAGCGAGCACGAGGCGGTCGACGCGCTGGAAGCCCTGCTGCTCAAGGTCATCGGCGATCGCATGGTGGCCGACGTGCCCCTGGGAGCCTTTTTGTCGGGGGGCATCGATTCCTCGACGATCGTCGCGCTGATGCAGGCGCAGTCCGAGCGTCCGATCAAGACCTTCTCCATCGGCTACCACGAGGGGGCTTACAATGAGGCCGCCCACGCCGCCGAGGTCGCTCGCCATCTGGGCACCGAGCACACCGAGCGCTACCTTACCCCCGACGATGCCTTTGCGGTGCTGCCGGATCTTCCCACGCTTTTTGACGAGCCTTTTGCCGACTCCTCGCAGATTCCCACCTATCTGGTCAGCAAGCTCGCGCGCGAGTCGGTGATCGTGAGCCTCTCGGGCGACGGAGGCGATGAGCTCTTTGCCGGCTACAACCGACACCTCTGGGGGCCCCGGGTCGCCGCGATGCACCGGCTGCCCTACCCCCTTCGTCGAGCACTGAGCCGCGCGCTTCAGGCCCCGGATCCGGCTCAGATCGACGCCGCCTATGCGGCGATTGAGGCCTTCTTGCCCCCGGCGCTGAAGATGCGCCTTCCCGGCGAAAAGATGCAAAAGGTTGCGACGCTGCTGGGCCTGCGCGACGCCGACGCTCTCTACCTGCACCTGCGCTCGAACATCGCCGATCCGGCCACCTACATTCATGGCATCGAGGATCATCACCCGCCCGAGATCCCCGCGCCTTCGGGGGCCTCGGCCGCCGAAGCGATGATGTTCCGCGACCAATGCTCCTACATGCCCGACGATGTGCTCACCAAGGTCGACCGTGCCTCGATGGCCGTCGGGCTGGAGGCGCGCGTGCCCCTGCTCGACCATCGCCTGGTGGAGTTCGCCTGGAGCCTGCCCCTGGGACTGAAACTTCAGAAGAGCACGACCAAATGGGTGCTCCGCCAGGTACTCTACCGCCACGTGCCTCAGTCGCTCATCGATCGCCCCAAGATGGGTTTTGGCGTGCCCATCGACAGCTGGCTTCGCGGCCCGCTGCGCGAGTGGGCCGGCGATCTTCTCTCGCCAGACGCGCTGCGCGCCCGGGGCTATCTCAACCCCGAGCCCGTCCAGAAGCTCTGGGCCGAGCACCTCAGCGGCGAGTCCAACCACTCCCATAAGCTCTGGAATCTATTGAGTTTTCAGGCGTGGCTTCACCACGACGTCAAGACCCCCGAGACGGCGCGTGTGCGAGAGGCGATGCTCGCGTGA
- a CDS encoding glycosyltransferase family 4 protein translates to MDATQSGPPKTSTSTAGPPVKVCHIITGLGTGGAETMLTRLVEGRDRQRFPTTVISLMDRGQMADRLEAAGAPVETLDLNRGRPTPAALFRLRRLVEHHNPDVIHAWMYHANVGLMAGLGRPFAWNIRQCVYDLADESRGTRAVIRLGAVLSPQADAIIYNSRLSRTQHRALGYSELRDQVIPNGFDTTTFRPSPEAYREVRRELGLPTATPLVGMVGRLHPIKDHANLLGAMTIVAGEHPQARLVLVGRGLTDDNTEFVSRLRALDLQDRVILLGERRDIPRITAAFDVAVLSSRSEGFPNVVGEAMACGVPMAVSDVGDAAWLLGEAGRVVPPQDSVQLAEAISELLAMDEVARRQLGQRGRRRIVENFSLGAIVARYHALYARMAGVPFEAPAYAPPSAREPHAADSDALATPQTQHASESADAEP, encoded by the coding sequence ATGGACGCCACGCAATCAGGCCCTCCCAAGACCTCGACTTCTACGGCAGGGCCACCGGTCAAGGTATGCCACATCATCACCGGGCTGGGAACCGGGGGGGCCGAGACCATGCTGACTCGCCTGGTGGAAGGCCGCGATCGCCAGCGCTTTCCCACCACGGTCATCAGCCTGATGGATCGGGGGCAGATGGCCGACAGACTGGAGGCCGCCGGCGCTCCGGTTGAGACGCTTGATTTAAACCGCGGCCGCCCCACTCCGGCCGCCCTCTTTCGGCTGCGTCGGCTGGTTGAACACCACAACCCCGACGTCATTCACGCCTGGATGTACCACGCCAACGTAGGGCTGATGGCCGGACTGGGCCGCCCCTTTGCCTGGAACATCCGCCAGTGCGTCTACGACCTGGCCGATGAGAGTCGGGGCACCCGGGCGGTGATTCGCCTGGGCGCCGTTTTGAGCCCGCAGGCCGATGCCATCATTTACAACTCCCGGCTCAGCCGCACCCAGCACCGTGCGCTGGGCTACTCCGAGCTGCGCGACCAGGTGATCCCCAACGGCTTTGATACGACCACCTTTCGCCCCTCCCCCGAGGCGTATCGGGAGGTGCGTCGGGAGCTGGGGCTTCCTACGGCGACGCCCCTGGTGGGTATGGTCGGCAGGCTTCACCCGATCAAAGATCACGCCAACCTCCTCGGCGCGATGACGATCGTGGCTGGCGAGCATCCCCAGGCTCGCCTGGTGCTGGTGGGGCGCGGGCTCACCGACGACAACACCGAGTTTGTAAGCCGGCTGCGCGCGCTCGACCTTCAGGATCGGGTGATCCTGCTGGGGGAGCGCCGCGACATCCCGCGCATCACCGCCGCTTTTGATGTGGCGGTGCTCAGCTCGCGCAGCGAGGGCTTTCCCAACGTGGTCGGCGAAGCGATGGCCTGCGGCGTGCCGATGGCGGTGAGCGATGTGGGCGATGCGGCCTGGCTTTTGGGTGAAGCGGGGCGAGTGGTGCCGCCGCAGGATAGCGTGCAGCTGGCGGAGGCGATAAGCGAGCTGCTGGCGATGGACGAGGTGGCGAGGCGGCAGCTGGGCCAGAGAGGGCGCCGACGTATCGTTGAGAACTTCTCGCTGGGAGCGATCGTGGCGCGCTACCACGCCCTCTACGCCCGGATGGCCGGCGTGCCCTTTGAAGCGCCGGCCTACGCCCCACCTTCGGCCCGGGAGCCCCACGCGGCCGATTCCGACGCTCTTGCAACCCCTCAAACGCAACACGCCTCAGAGTCGGCCGACGCCGAGCCCTGA